The sequence GGGCTCGCTGGCGAACACGTCGCTGGCAGCGCCCGCGATCCGACCCGAGCGCAGGCGCTCCAGCAGCGCGGACTCGTCGACGATCCCGCCGCGCGCCAGGTTCACCAGATACGCTCCGGGCTTGAGCGCGTCGAGCTCGCGCGCGCCGATCGAGCCGCGCGTCTCGGGAGTGAGCGGCAGGAGCACCACCAGATAGTCGCTCTCCGCCAGCACGCGCCGGGTCCCTTCGGGCCCTGCCAGCACGAGGTCGACGCCCGGCAGGGGCTTCGCGTCGCGCTGCGTGCCGATCACGCGCATGCCGAACGCGCGCGCCTTCTCGCCGACCGCGGCGCCGATCGCGCCCAGCCCCAGAATGCCCAGCGTCTTTCCCGAGAGCTGCGGCATGCCGTAGATCTTCCACAGGTGCGCGCGCTGCTGCTCGAGCGCGCGCGGGATGCGCTTGGTGAGGGCCAGCATCATGGCCAGCGCGAACTCGCTCATCTGCGCGCCGTGCAGGCCGCGCGCGTTGGTGACTCGCACGGTGGACGGCAGGTCCGGCGCCGGCAGGAGCGCGTCGACGCCCGCCCCCATCATCTGGATCAGCTTCAGGCGCCGCGCGCCCGCCCAGATCCCGCGCGGCGGACGGAAGGCGAGCATGACCTCGACCTCGCCGATCACGCGGCGCAGCTCCTCGTCGCGGTGAGAGACCACGATCTCGCGGTCGGTCATGGCCGTGCGCAGCTGTGCGGCGATCGCCTCGCCGATGGCAGGCTCGAAGCCGTGGTGCACGTGGATGCGGGCGATGCGGGGAGTGGCCATGGGCCGCCCATCTTAGCGCCGGCGCGCCCAGTGAAGGGTTTCACCCTATGAACGCCTTCACTGCGGCGCCGCGCGACTGAGTCGACACTTGCCGGTGTCGCTCGATGCGACGAATGGAGGTCGTGATGGCTCGCTTCGAAAGTCTGGCTCTGGCGGCGCTGACGATCGGCACGTTCCTCGCGCTCCTCTCCAACGTCTGGGCGCTGGCGGTCCGCGCCGCCTCCTGAGGCCGCGCGCCGGCGGCGGGCTGGTGGACAGGTCGGGGTCTCACCCTTACCGTCCCCGCCCGCCATGCGTGGCCCCCGCAAAGACATCCGCAACCTCGCGATCATCGCGCACGTCGACCACGGCAAAACCACCTTGCTCGACGGACTCCTGCGCCAGACCGGCACGTTCCGCGCCAACCAGGAAGTGCAGGAACGCGCGATGGACAGCGAGGACCTGGAGCGCGAGCGCGGCATCACCATCCACGCCAAGAGCACGGCCGTGGAGTACGAGGGCGTGCGCATCCAGCTCGTCGACACGCCGGGTCACGCCGACTTCGGCGGCGAGGTCGAGCGGGTCATGGGCATGGTCGACGCGGTGCTGCTCCTGGTCGACGCGGTCGAGGGAGTCATGCCGCAGACGCGTTTCGTGCTGGGCAAGGCGCTCGCGCGCGGCCTGCGCCCGATCGTGGTCGTGAACAAGATCGACCGGCCCGAGCAGCGCGCGCACCAGGTGGTCGACGAGGTGTTCGACCTCCTGGTCGAGCTGGGCGCCAACGACCAGCAGCTCGACTTCCCGATCGTGTACACGTCGGCCAAGCAGGGCACGGCGTCGCGCGACGCCGACGGCCCGCGCAAGGACCTGCGCCCGCTGCTCGACCTGATCCTCGAGCAGGCGCCGGCGCCGGTGGTCGACGTGGACGGCCCGCTGCAGTTCCAGGCGGTGACTCTGGGCTGGGACGAGTTCGTGGGCCGGCTCGTGATCGGGCGCGTCGAGCGCGGCACGCTGAAACGCGGAGTCACCGTGGTGCGCCTGCCCGAAGAAGGCGAGCCGCAGAGCTTCCGGATCACCAAGCTGTTCGCGCCGCACGGGCTCGAGCGGGTCGAGCGCGAGTCGGCCTCGGCGGGCGAGATCGCGATCATCGCAGGCGTCGACACGATCGAGATCGGCGACACGGTGTGCGCGCCCGAAGCGCTCGAGTCACTGCCGCGGATCGCGATCGATCCGCCCACGGTCGCGGTGCGCTTCTCGGTCAACACCTCGCCCTTCGCGGGCCAGGAGGGCAAGTTCGTCACCAGCCGCCAGATCGGCGACCGGCTGCGGCGCGAGGCGCTCACCAACGTGTCGATCCGCATCTCGGGCGGTGACTCGACCGACACCTTCGAGGTCTCGGGCCGCGGCGAGCTGCAGATCGCCGTGCTGGTCGAGACCATGCGCCGCGAGGGCTACGAGTTCGCGGTCTCGCAGCCCCAGATCATCGAGCGCACGATCGACCACAAACGCTGCGAGCCGGTCGAGGACGTGGTGGCCGAGGTGCCGCAGGAAGCCACCGGCGCGGTCATGGAGAAGCTCGGCTCCCGGCGCGGCCGACTCACGCAGATGGAGAGCCGCGGCGCGCGCACGCTGCTCCACTTCGTGGTGCCGAGCCGCGGCCTGTTCGGCTACCGCACCGAGTTCCTCACCGACACGCGCGGCGAGGGCACGCTGTACCGCACGGTGCGCGGCTACGAGCCGTTCGCCGGCGAGCTCTCGGGCCGCGGCATGGGCGCGATCGTGGCCAGCGAGACCGGCCGCTCGACCGCGCACGCGCTGTTCTCGATCCAGGAGCGCGCCACCATGTTCATCGGCTCGGGCGAGAACATCTACGAGGGCCAGGTGGTGGGCGAGAACCGCCGGCCCCGGGACATGAACGTGAACGTGTGCCGTGCCAAGAAGCTCACCAACGTGCGCAACACGGGCCACGACGAGGCCGAGATCCTGACGCCGCCGCGCCGCTTCACGATCGAGTCCGCGCTCGAGTGGATCGAGGAGGACGAGCTCCTCGAAGTGACTCCCAAGAGCCTGCGGCTGCGCAAGCGGGTGCTGCCCGCGAACCTGCGCAAGCGTGACTGACGCGCTCGAGATCGTGCCCTACGACCCGCGCTGGCCGGCCGAGTTCGCGGCGGAGCGCGCGCGCATCGCGGCGGCGCTGGGCGCGCTCGCGCTGCGCATCGACCACAACGGCTCGACCTCGGTGCCCGGGCTGGCGGCCAAGCCCGTGATCGACATCCAGGTCTCGGTCGCGCGGCTCGCGCCGCTCGAGCCGTTCGAAGTTCCGCTCACGGGCATCGGCTACAGCCACACCCCGCACCCGGACGACTCTTTCGCCCCGTTCTTCCACCGCCCCGAGCGCTGGCCGCACACACACCACGTGCACCTGGTCGAGGCCGGCGGCCTCGAGGAGCGCAAGACGCTCGCCTTCCGCGACTATCTGCGCGAGCACGACGAGGCGGCGCGCGAGTACGCCGAGCTGAAGCGGGGCCTGGCGGGCCGGTTCGGCGCCGGGGGCAGCGACTCCCGCGAGGCCTACGCCAACGCCAAGACCGACTTCGTGGTGCGCATCAGCGAGCGCGCGCTCGCCATGGGCCTGCCCCGGGGGCTGTGAAGCGCTCCACAAACCCGCGCCCACGGCCGGTCACCCCACCGGCATGGACGGCCGGATCGGCAGCCTG comes from Myxococcota bacterium and encodes:
- a CDS encoding D-2-hydroxyacid dehydrogenase; the protein is MATPRIARIHVHHGFEPAIGEAIAAQLRTAMTDREIVVSHRDEELRRVIGEVEVMLAFRPPRGIWAGARRLKLIQMMGAGVDALLPAPDLPSTVRVTNARGLHGAQMSEFALAMMLALTKRIPRALEQQRAHLWKIYGMPQLSGKTLGILGLGAIGAAVGEKARAFGMRVIGTQRDAKPLPGVDLVLAGPEGTRRVLAESDYLVVLLPLTPETRGSIGARELDALKPGAYLVNLARGGIVDESALLERLRSGRIAGAASDVFASEPMPPGDPLWEAPNLIVTPHVAGLEPDYMKRLMELAVDNLARLERGEPLRNEVDRTRGY
- the typA gene encoding translational GTPase TypA, translating into MRGPRKDIRNLAIIAHVDHGKTTLLDGLLRQTGTFRANQEVQERAMDSEDLERERGITIHAKSTAVEYEGVRIQLVDTPGHADFGGEVERVMGMVDAVLLLVDAVEGVMPQTRFVLGKALARGLRPIVVVNKIDRPEQRAHQVVDEVFDLLVELGANDQQLDFPIVYTSAKQGTASRDADGPRKDLRPLLDLILEQAPAPVVDVDGPLQFQAVTLGWDEFVGRLVIGRVERGTLKRGVTVVRLPEEGEPQSFRITKLFAPHGLERVERESASAGEIAIIAGVDTIEIGDTVCAPEALESLPRIAIDPPTVAVRFSVNTSPFAGQEGKFVTSRQIGDRLRREALTNVSIRISGGDSTDTFEVSGRGELQIAVLVETMRREGYEFAVSQPQIIERTIDHKRCEPVEDVVAEVPQEATGAVMEKLGSRRGRLTQMESRGARTLLHFVVPSRGLFGYRTEFLTDTRGEGTLYRTVRGYEPFAGELSGRGMGAIVASETGRSTAHALFSIQERATMFIGSGENIYEGQVVGENRRPRDMNVNVCRAKKLTNVRNTGHDEAEILTPPRRFTIESALEWIEEDELLEVTPKSLRLRKRVLPANLRKRD
- a CDS encoding GrpB family protein, which codes for MTDALEIVPYDPRWPAEFAAERARIAAALGALALRIDHNGSTSVPGLAAKPVIDIQVSVARLAPLEPFEVPLTGIGYSHTPHPDDSFAPFFHRPERWPHTHHVHLVEAGGLEERKTLAFRDYLREHDEAAREYAELKRGLAGRFGAGGSDSREAYANAKTDFVVRISERALAMGLPRGL